In Sander vitreus isolate 19-12246 chromosome 12, sanVit1, whole genome shotgun sequence, the following proteins share a genomic window:
- the LOC144526884 gene encoding serine/threonine-protein kinase tousled-like 1-B isoform X1, with amino-acid sequence MSVQSNSGSGGGSLEATPSWSQLSSSPTISQQHITATAKSKEGPMEELHSLDPRRQELLEARFTGAVTGNTGGSTGSTSGGAKGLANESSNHSYGSLGSSSDKESENSDLKRGSSPAYSTPEKKHSESSRGRKRKAETYSESSQGKTSTRGPKISDYFDFQGGNGSSPVRGLPSTRRSPQNSHSAPGSIVRQNSSSPTSLCFGEHNPKASSSKCVQTELTGLKLAALESNKSLDLEKKEGRIDDLLRANCDLRRQIDEQQKLLEKYKERLNKCITMSKKLLVEKSTQEKQSCREKSMQDRLRLGHFTTVRHGASYTEQWTDGYAFQNLIKQQEGINQQREEIERQRKLLAKRKPPNPASPSLSVASTSEPKQRKTKVVNGNDSDPFLKPSLPQLLTLAEYHEQEEIFKLRLGHLKKEEAEIQAELERLERVRNLHIRELKRINNEDSSAFKDHPTLNERYLLLHLLGRGGFSEVYKAFDLFEQRYAAVKIHQLNKNWREEKKENYHKHACREYRIHKQLDHPRIVKLYDYFSLDTDTFCTVLEFCEGNDLDFYLKQNKLMSEKEARSIVMQIVSALRYLNEIKPPIIHYDLKPGNILLVDGTACGEIKITDFGLSKIMDDDNYGVDGMDLTSQGAGTYWYLPPECFVVGKEPPKISNKVDVWSVGVIFFQCLYGRKPFGHNQSQQDILQENTILKATEVQFPAKPQASTEAKAFIRRCLAYRKEDRFDVHQLCSDSYLLPHMRRSNSSGSLQPSASSLSTY; translated from the exons ATGAGTGTCCAAAGTAACAGTGGAAGTGGTGGTGGAAGTTTGGAGGCGACGCCATCTTGGTCGCAGCTCTCCTCGTCCCCAACGATTTCTCAACAACATATAACGGCGACCGCAAAGAGCAAGGAAG GCCCCATGGAGGAGCTGCACAGCCTGGACCCCAGGAGACAGGAGCTGCTGGAGGCCAGGTTCACAGGAGCGGTCACTGGCAACACAGGAGGCAGCACTGGGAGCACCAGTGGCGGTGCTAAG GGTCTGGCCAATGAGTCCTCTAACCACAGCTATGGCAGTCTGGGCTCATCTAGCGACAAGGAGTCAGag AACTCTGATTTGAAAAGAGGGAGTTCCCCTGCCTACTCA ACCCCAGAGAAGAAGCACTCTGAATCGTCCAGAGGGAGGAAAAGGAAAGCTGAAACCTATTCAGAGAGTAGTCAAG GGAAGACTTCCACACGTGGGCCCAAGATCAGCGACTACTTTGAC TTCCAGGGTGGAAATGGTTCCAGTCCAGTCAGAGGCCTTCCATCGACTCGTCGCTCTCCACAGAACTCACACTCTGCCCCAGGCTCAATC GTCCGGCAGAATAGCTCCTCTCCTACAAGTCTGTGTTTTGGGGAACACAATCCTAAAGCTTCCTCCAGCAAGTGTGTCCAG ACGGAGTTAACAGGCCTGAAACTTGCTGCTCTGGAGAGCAACAAGAGTCTGGacctggaaaaaaaagaggggcGAATAGATGACCTGCTCAGG GCTAACTGTGACCTGCGGAGACAGATAGATGAACAGCAAAAACTCCTGGAGAAATACAAGGAGAGGCTCAATAAGTGCATCACTATGAGCAAGAAACTGCTTGTAGAGAAG AGCACCCAGGAGAAGCAGTCGTGTCGTGAGAAGAGCATGCAGGACCGTCTCCGTCTCGGTCACTTCACCACTGTCAGACACGGAGCGTCCTACACGGAGCAGTGGACGGACGGATACGCATTCCAGAACCTGATCAA GCAACAGGAGGGCATCAACCAGCAGAGGGAGGAGATAGAGCGACAGAGGAAGCTGCTGGCCAAGAGGAAGCCTCCAAACCCTgcatctccctccctctcggTGGCCTCCACCTCTGAACCCAAGCAGCGCAAAACTAAGGTGGTCAACGGCAATGACTCTGACCCCTTCCTCAAGCCCTCCTTGCCCCAGCT ACTGACCCTCGCTGAGTACCACGAGCAGGAAGAGATCTTCAAGCTTCGCCTTGGACATCTGAAGAAG GAGGAAGCTGAGATCCAGGCGGAACTGGAGCGGTTGGAGCGGGTGAGGAACCTCCATATCAGAGAGCTGAAGAGGATAAACAACGAGGACAGCTCGGC TTTTAAAGACCATCCTACCCTGAATGAGAGGTACCTGCTGCTGCACTTGCTGGGCAGGGGCGGCTTCAGTGAAGTCTATAAG GCTTTTGACCTGTTTGAGCAGCGATACGCAGCTGTTAAAATCCACCAACTCAACAAGAactggagagaggagaaaaaggagaactACCACAA GCATGCATGCAGGGAGTACCGGATACACAAGCAGCTGGACCATCCCAGAATAGTCAAACTATACGACTATTTCTCCCTGGATACTGACAC GTTCTGTACAGTTCTGGAGTTCTGCGAAGGCAACGACCTGGACTTTTACCTGAAGCAAAACAAGCTGATGTCGGAGAAGGAGGCACGCTCCATTGTCATGCAGATTGTCAGCGCCCTGCGCTACCTCAACGAAATCAAACCCCCCATCATCCACTACGACCTCAAACCTG GTAATATCTTATTGGTGGATGGTACTGCGTGCGGAGAAATCAAAATCACAGACTTTGGCCTATCAAAGATTATGGATGATGATAACTATGGTGTGGACGGGATGGACCTCACATCACAGGGAGCAGGCACCTACTG gtaCCTTCCTCCAGAGTGTTTTGTAGTGGGGAAGGAGCCACCTAAAATCTCCAACAAGGTTGACGTCTGGTCCGTGGGAGTGATCTTCTTCCAGTGCCTCTACGGACGCAAG CCGTTTGGTCACAACCAGTCACAGCAGGATATTCTCCAGGAAAACACCATCCTCAAAGCCACAGAGGTCCAGTTCCCTGCCAAACCACAGGCTAGCACAGAGGCCAAG GCGTTTATCCGGCGCTGTCTGGCCTACCGCAAGGAGGACCGGTTCGATGTTCACCAACTGTGCTCGGACTCCTACCTCCTCCCTCACATGAGACGTTCAAACTCCTCCGGCTCCCTGCAGCCCTCCGCCTCATCTCTCTCTACCTACTGA
- the LOC144526884 gene encoding serine/threonine-protein kinase tousled-like 1-B isoform X2 yields the protein MSVQSNSGSGGGSLEATPSWSQLSSSPTISQQHITATAKSKEGPMEELHSLDPRRQELLEARFTGAVTGNTGGSTGSTSGGAKGLANESSNHSYGSLGSSSDKESENSDLKRGSSPAYSTPEKKHSESSRGRKRKAETYSESSQGKTSTRGPKISDYFDGGNGSSPVRGLPSTRRSPQNSHSAPGSIVRQNSSSPTSLCFGEHNPKASSSKCVQTELTGLKLAALESNKSLDLEKKEGRIDDLLRANCDLRRQIDEQQKLLEKYKERLNKCITMSKKLLVEKSTQEKQSCREKSMQDRLRLGHFTTVRHGASYTEQWTDGYAFQNLIKQQEGINQQREEIERQRKLLAKRKPPNPASPSLSVASTSEPKQRKTKVVNGNDSDPFLKPSLPQLLTLAEYHEQEEIFKLRLGHLKKEEAEIQAELERLERVRNLHIRELKRINNEDSSAFKDHPTLNERYLLLHLLGRGGFSEVYKAFDLFEQRYAAVKIHQLNKNWREEKKENYHKHACREYRIHKQLDHPRIVKLYDYFSLDTDTFCTVLEFCEGNDLDFYLKQNKLMSEKEARSIVMQIVSALRYLNEIKPPIIHYDLKPGNILLVDGTACGEIKITDFGLSKIMDDDNYGVDGMDLTSQGAGTYWYLPPECFVVGKEPPKISNKVDVWSVGVIFFQCLYGRKPFGHNQSQQDILQENTILKATEVQFPAKPQASTEAKAFIRRCLAYRKEDRFDVHQLCSDSYLLPHMRRSNSSGSLQPSASSLSTY from the exons ATGAGTGTCCAAAGTAACAGTGGAAGTGGTGGTGGAAGTTTGGAGGCGACGCCATCTTGGTCGCAGCTCTCCTCGTCCCCAACGATTTCTCAACAACATATAACGGCGACCGCAAAGAGCAAGGAAG GCCCCATGGAGGAGCTGCACAGCCTGGACCCCAGGAGACAGGAGCTGCTGGAGGCCAGGTTCACAGGAGCGGTCACTGGCAACACAGGAGGCAGCACTGGGAGCACCAGTGGCGGTGCTAAG GGTCTGGCCAATGAGTCCTCTAACCACAGCTATGGCAGTCTGGGCTCATCTAGCGACAAGGAGTCAGag AACTCTGATTTGAAAAGAGGGAGTTCCCCTGCCTACTCA ACCCCAGAGAAGAAGCACTCTGAATCGTCCAGAGGGAGGAAAAGGAAAGCTGAAACCTATTCAGAGAGTAGTCAAG GGAAGACTTCCACACGTGGGCCCAAGATCAGCGACTACTTTGAC GGTGGAAATGGTTCCAGTCCAGTCAGAGGCCTTCCATCGACTCGTCGCTCTCCACAGAACTCACACTCTGCCCCAGGCTCAATC GTCCGGCAGAATAGCTCCTCTCCTACAAGTCTGTGTTTTGGGGAACACAATCCTAAAGCTTCCTCCAGCAAGTGTGTCCAG ACGGAGTTAACAGGCCTGAAACTTGCTGCTCTGGAGAGCAACAAGAGTCTGGacctggaaaaaaaagaggggcGAATAGATGACCTGCTCAGG GCTAACTGTGACCTGCGGAGACAGATAGATGAACAGCAAAAACTCCTGGAGAAATACAAGGAGAGGCTCAATAAGTGCATCACTATGAGCAAGAAACTGCTTGTAGAGAAG AGCACCCAGGAGAAGCAGTCGTGTCGTGAGAAGAGCATGCAGGACCGTCTCCGTCTCGGTCACTTCACCACTGTCAGACACGGAGCGTCCTACACGGAGCAGTGGACGGACGGATACGCATTCCAGAACCTGATCAA GCAACAGGAGGGCATCAACCAGCAGAGGGAGGAGATAGAGCGACAGAGGAAGCTGCTGGCCAAGAGGAAGCCTCCAAACCCTgcatctccctccctctcggTGGCCTCCACCTCTGAACCCAAGCAGCGCAAAACTAAGGTGGTCAACGGCAATGACTCTGACCCCTTCCTCAAGCCCTCCTTGCCCCAGCT ACTGACCCTCGCTGAGTACCACGAGCAGGAAGAGATCTTCAAGCTTCGCCTTGGACATCTGAAGAAG GAGGAAGCTGAGATCCAGGCGGAACTGGAGCGGTTGGAGCGGGTGAGGAACCTCCATATCAGAGAGCTGAAGAGGATAAACAACGAGGACAGCTCGGC TTTTAAAGACCATCCTACCCTGAATGAGAGGTACCTGCTGCTGCACTTGCTGGGCAGGGGCGGCTTCAGTGAAGTCTATAAG GCTTTTGACCTGTTTGAGCAGCGATACGCAGCTGTTAAAATCCACCAACTCAACAAGAactggagagaggagaaaaaggagaactACCACAA GCATGCATGCAGGGAGTACCGGATACACAAGCAGCTGGACCATCCCAGAATAGTCAAACTATACGACTATTTCTCCCTGGATACTGACAC GTTCTGTACAGTTCTGGAGTTCTGCGAAGGCAACGACCTGGACTTTTACCTGAAGCAAAACAAGCTGATGTCGGAGAAGGAGGCACGCTCCATTGTCATGCAGATTGTCAGCGCCCTGCGCTACCTCAACGAAATCAAACCCCCCATCATCCACTACGACCTCAAACCTG GTAATATCTTATTGGTGGATGGTACTGCGTGCGGAGAAATCAAAATCACAGACTTTGGCCTATCAAAGATTATGGATGATGATAACTATGGTGTGGACGGGATGGACCTCACATCACAGGGAGCAGGCACCTACTG gtaCCTTCCTCCAGAGTGTTTTGTAGTGGGGAAGGAGCCACCTAAAATCTCCAACAAGGTTGACGTCTGGTCCGTGGGAGTGATCTTCTTCCAGTGCCTCTACGGACGCAAG CCGTTTGGTCACAACCAGTCACAGCAGGATATTCTCCAGGAAAACACCATCCTCAAAGCCACAGAGGTCCAGTTCCCTGCCAAACCACAGGCTAGCACAGAGGCCAAG GCGTTTATCCGGCGCTGTCTGGCCTACCGCAAGGAGGACCGGTTCGATGTTCACCAACTGTGCTCGGACTCCTACCTCCTCCCTCACATGAGACGTTCAAACTCCTCCGGCTCCCTGCAGCCCTCCGCCTCATCTCTCTCTACCTACTGA
- the LOC144526884 gene encoding serine/threonine-protein kinase tousled-like 1-B isoform X3 produces the protein MSVQSNSGSGGGSLEATPSWSQLSSSPTISQQHITATAKSKEGPMEELHSLDPRRQELLEARFTGAVTGNTGGSTGSTSGGAKGLANESSNHSYGSLGSSSDKESETPEKKHSESSRGRKRKAETYSESSQGKTSTRGPKISDYFDFQGGNGSSPVRGLPSTRRSPQNSHSAPGSIVRQNSSSPTSLCFGEHNPKASSSKCVQTELTGLKLAALESNKSLDLEKKEGRIDDLLRANCDLRRQIDEQQKLLEKYKERLNKCITMSKKLLVEKSTQEKQSCREKSMQDRLRLGHFTTVRHGASYTEQWTDGYAFQNLIKQQEGINQQREEIERQRKLLAKRKPPNPASPSLSVASTSEPKQRKTKVVNGNDSDPFLKPSLPQLLTLAEYHEQEEIFKLRLGHLKKEEAEIQAELERLERVRNLHIRELKRINNEDSSAFKDHPTLNERYLLLHLLGRGGFSEVYKAFDLFEQRYAAVKIHQLNKNWREEKKENYHKHACREYRIHKQLDHPRIVKLYDYFSLDTDTFCTVLEFCEGNDLDFYLKQNKLMSEKEARSIVMQIVSALRYLNEIKPPIIHYDLKPGNILLVDGTACGEIKITDFGLSKIMDDDNYGVDGMDLTSQGAGTYWYLPPECFVVGKEPPKISNKVDVWSVGVIFFQCLYGRKPFGHNQSQQDILQENTILKATEVQFPAKPQASTEAKAFIRRCLAYRKEDRFDVHQLCSDSYLLPHMRRSNSSGSLQPSASSLSTY, from the exons ATGAGTGTCCAAAGTAACAGTGGAAGTGGTGGTGGAAGTTTGGAGGCGACGCCATCTTGGTCGCAGCTCTCCTCGTCCCCAACGATTTCTCAACAACATATAACGGCGACCGCAAAGAGCAAGGAAG GCCCCATGGAGGAGCTGCACAGCCTGGACCCCAGGAGACAGGAGCTGCTGGAGGCCAGGTTCACAGGAGCGGTCACTGGCAACACAGGAGGCAGCACTGGGAGCACCAGTGGCGGTGCTAAG GGTCTGGCCAATGAGTCCTCTAACCACAGCTATGGCAGTCTGGGCTCATCTAGCGACAAGGAGTCAGag ACCCCAGAGAAGAAGCACTCTGAATCGTCCAGAGGGAGGAAAAGGAAAGCTGAAACCTATTCAGAGAGTAGTCAAG GGAAGACTTCCACACGTGGGCCCAAGATCAGCGACTACTTTGAC TTCCAGGGTGGAAATGGTTCCAGTCCAGTCAGAGGCCTTCCATCGACTCGTCGCTCTCCACAGAACTCACACTCTGCCCCAGGCTCAATC GTCCGGCAGAATAGCTCCTCTCCTACAAGTCTGTGTTTTGGGGAACACAATCCTAAAGCTTCCTCCAGCAAGTGTGTCCAG ACGGAGTTAACAGGCCTGAAACTTGCTGCTCTGGAGAGCAACAAGAGTCTGGacctggaaaaaaaagaggggcGAATAGATGACCTGCTCAGG GCTAACTGTGACCTGCGGAGACAGATAGATGAACAGCAAAAACTCCTGGAGAAATACAAGGAGAGGCTCAATAAGTGCATCACTATGAGCAAGAAACTGCTTGTAGAGAAG AGCACCCAGGAGAAGCAGTCGTGTCGTGAGAAGAGCATGCAGGACCGTCTCCGTCTCGGTCACTTCACCACTGTCAGACACGGAGCGTCCTACACGGAGCAGTGGACGGACGGATACGCATTCCAGAACCTGATCAA GCAACAGGAGGGCATCAACCAGCAGAGGGAGGAGATAGAGCGACAGAGGAAGCTGCTGGCCAAGAGGAAGCCTCCAAACCCTgcatctccctccctctcggTGGCCTCCACCTCTGAACCCAAGCAGCGCAAAACTAAGGTGGTCAACGGCAATGACTCTGACCCCTTCCTCAAGCCCTCCTTGCCCCAGCT ACTGACCCTCGCTGAGTACCACGAGCAGGAAGAGATCTTCAAGCTTCGCCTTGGACATCTGAAGAAG GAGGAAGCTGAGATCCAGGCGGAACTGGAGCGGTTGGAGCGGGTGAGGAACCTCCATATCAGAGAGCTGAAGAGGATAAACAACGAGGACAGCTCGGC TTTTAAAGACCATCCTACCCTGAATGAGAGGTACCTGCTGCTGCACTTGCTGGGCAGGGGCGGCTTCAGTGAAGTCTATAAG GCTTTTGACCTGTTTGAGCAGCGATACGCAGCTGTTAAAATCCACCAACTCAACAAGAactggagagaggagaaaaaggagaactACCACAA GCATGCATGCAGGGAGTACCGGATACACAAGCAGCTGGACCATCCCAGAATAGTCAAACTATACGACTATTTCTCCCTGGATACTGACAC GTTCTGTACAGTTCTGGAGTTCTGCGAAGGCAACGACCTGGACTTTTACCTGAAGCAAAACAAGCTGATGTCGGAGAAGGAGGCACGCTCCATTGTCATGCAGATTGTCAGCGCCCTGCGCTACCTCAACGAAATCAAACCCCCCATCATCCACTACGACCTCAAACCTG GTAATATCTTATTGGTGGATGGTACTGCGTGCGGAGAAATCAAAATCACAGACTTTGGCCTATCAAAGATTATGGATGATGATAACTATGGTGTGGACGGGATGGACCTCACATCACAGGGAGCAGGCACCTACTG gtaCCTTCCTCCAGAGTGTTTTGTAGTGGGGAAGGAGCCACCTAAAATCTCCAACAAGGTTGACGTCTGGTCCGTGGGAGTGATCTTCTTCCAGTGCCTCTACGGACGCAAG CCGTTTGGTCACAACCAGTCACAGCAGGATATTCTCCAGGAAAACACCATCCTCAAAGCCACAGAGGTCCAGTTCCCTGCCAAACCACAGGCTAGCACAGAGGCCAAG GCGTTTATCCGGCGCTGTCTGGCCTACCGCAAGGAGGACCGGTTCGATGTTCACCAACTGTGCTCGGACTCCTACCTCCTCCCTCACATGAGACGTTCAAACTCCTCCGGCTCCCTGCAGCCCTCCGCCTCATCTCTCTCTACCTACTGA
- the LOC144526885 gene encoding Golgi reassembly-stacking protein 2-like — protein sequence MGGAQSMEIPGGGSEGYHVLRVQENSPGHRAGLEPFFDFIVSINNTRLNKDNDTLKDLLKASVEKPVKMLVYSSKTLELRESTVTPSNLWGGQGLLGVSIRFCSFEGANENVWHVLEVEPNSPAALAGLRPHTDYIIGADTVMNESEDLFSLIESHEGKGLKLYVYNTDTDNCREVIITPNSAWGGEGSLGCGIGYGYLHRIPTRPFEEGKKISFPGHSPSEPVSPLKDGFTEVQLSAVSPPPTASAVPTGLEETLSGLSISTAPPSMPRELQTGLPTVPLLPSSTSLSPALSPLTPLNPATTGFNPATTLPGLMSLPGGLPPLPNLPNLNLPLPDLSAVSLAGTLPVGTTVPPLAALPHLNLPGLAPLPPLPNLPMLPSQLPPLLPQGMVPLLPTSIPAPTASVTAAPTAEPATNPTVATEAASTNATESPPPTETTLTS from the exons GTTCAAGAGAACTCGCCAGGACACCGCGCAGGACTGGAGCCTTTCTTTGACTTTATTGtctccatcaacaacaccaGACTG AACAAGGACAATGACACATTGAAAGACTTGCTGAAAGCCAGTGTGGAGAAACCAGTTAAGATGCTAGTTTACTCCTCGAAGACCCTGGAGCTGCGGGAGTCTACAGTCACCCCTAGCAACCTGTGGGGGGGCCAGGGCTTGCTTGGCGTCTCCATTCGTTTCTGCAGCTTTGAGGGAGCCAATGAGAATGTTTGGCATGTGCTG GAAGTGGAGCCTAATTCCCCAGCAGCCCTCGCTGGCTTGCGGCCGCACACAGACTACATCATTGGAGCCGACACTGTTATGAATGAG TCAGAGGACCTGTTCTCTCTGATAGAGAGCCATGAGGGGAAAGGCCTGAAGCTCTATGTgtacaacacagacacagataactGCAGAGAAGTGATCATCACACCCAACAGTGCCTGGGGAGGAGAGGGCAG CCTTGGATGTGGGATTGGCTATGGATACCTCCACAGGATTCCCACTAGGCCTTTTGAGGAAGGGAAGAAGATCAGCTTCCCTGGACACTCTCCCAGTGAGCCCGTCAGTCCGCTGAAGGATGGATTCACTGAg GTCCAGCTTTCAGCAGTGTCCCCTCCTCCTACTGCATCTGCTGTCCCCACTGGCCTTGAAGAAACACTGTCAGGCCTGTCGATCAGCACAGCTCCGCCCTCCATGCCCAGGGAGCTGCAGACAG GTTTGCCCACAGTTCCTCTGCTCCCCTCCTCCACCAGCCTCAGCCCCGCCCTCAGCCCACTCACTCCACTGAATCCTGCCACCACAGGCTTCAACCCCGCCACCACGCTACCAG gTCTGATGTCCCTCCCAGGTGGCTTACCTCCGCTCCCCAACTTGCCTAACCTCAACCTGCCACTCCCAGACCTCAGTGCCGTGTCACTAGCAGGCACCTTACCAGTAGGAACTACAG TCCCCCCTCTGGCCGCTCTCCCACACCTCAACCTCCCAGGTCTGGCCCCCTTACCCCCCCTACCCAACCTACCCATGCTTCCGTCCCAgctgcctcctctcctccctcaggGAATGGTCCCCCTCCTGCCCACCTCCATCCCCGCTCCCACAGCCTCGGTCACCGCAGCACCTACGGCCGAGCCCGCCACCAACCCCACAGTCGCCACGGAAGCGGCCTCCACGAACGCCACGGAATCACCGCCCCCCACGGAAACAACACTAACGTCGTAA